A section of the Methanoregula formicica SMSP genome encodes:
- a CDS encoding UPF0058 family protein, which yields MQKEELLHLHMLMIHIKKYYEGVSNEEIGTERYNSLEISPVHIHKDKKAHKDALLTLGDEIVTHIHHRPVPPAVNYSHEPASQKVAAEH from the coding sequence GTGCAAAAGGAAGAGTTGCTGCATTTACATATGCTGATGATCCACATCAAGAAGTACTACGAGGGCGTCAGCAACGAAGAGATCGGAACTGAACGCTACAATTCCTTGGAAATTTCTCCTGTCCACATTCACAAGGACAAGAAAGCCCATAAGGACGCTCTCCTCACGCTCGGGGATGAGATCGTTACCCATATCCACCACCGCCCCGTCCCGCCCGCGGTGAACTATTCTCATGAACCTGCCTCCCAGAAGGTTGCAGCTGAACATTAA